One window of Alkaliphilus metalliredigens QYMF genomic DNA carries:
- a CDS encoding tripartite tricarboxylate transporter substrate binding protein — protein sequence MKRKIGILLVGLVFMLAAFVGCTSETNQEATGETNGEVAAGVEYPTKNIQIIVPYSAGGGGDTVARILSDALSQELGRQINVVNREGAGGEIGIAEMARSNPDGYTLGVFGYPDNFVLEHTRDTDFTFESFEYLAAFDDMPMGIFAGPDSPFQSTDDLVEFGTANPGALTIGESGALGLLHVLAFSDHLGIETAPVTFSGGGELMNSLLGKHVDLVSTSSMSHDPITDAGGHPIGFAAAERMAMFPEVPTFKESGYDLEMGVSRVIVAPAGLPEEIKEVLTAALDKIGNDPELKARFETAALPYRYLGSEDVSEFLTRSNNTLKPVIERNIERFK from the coding sequence ATGAAAAGAAAAATTGGAATTTTATTAGTTGGTTTGGTATTTATGTTAGCGGCATTTGTGGGATGTACTTCTGAAACAAATCAAGAAGCCACTGGTGAAACTAACGGTGAAGTAGCAGCAGGTGTAGAGTATCCTACTAAAAACATTCAAATTATCGTGCCTTATAGTGCTGGTGGTGGTGGAGACACAGTTGCTAGAATTTTGTCAGATGCCCTTAGTCAAGAGCTAGGAAGACAAATAAATGTTGTTAACAGAGAAGGTGCTGGTGGCGAAATTGGAATTGCTGAAATGGCTAGAAGTAATCCAGATGGATACACACTTGGTGTATTCGGGTACCCAGATAACTTTGTATTAGAGCATACTAGAGACACTGATTTTACATTTGAAAGCTTTGAATATTTAGCAGCTTTCGATGATATGCCAATGGGTATTTTTGCTGGACCAGATAGTCCTTTCCAATCAACTGACGATCTTGTAGAATTTGGTACAGCCAATCCTGGAGCCTTAACAATCGGTGAATCAGGAGCTTTAGGACTATTACATGTTCTTGCATTCTCAGACCATCTTGGAATTGAAACGGCTCCTGTTACTTTCTCAGGTGGTGGAGAACTGATGAACTCACTATTAGGAAAGCATGTTGACTTAGTTTCTACATCTTCAATGAGTCATGATCCAATTACAGATGCTGGCGGTCACCCTATTGGGTTTGCAGCTGCTGAGAGAATGGCAATGTTCCCAGAGGTGCCAACATTTAAAGAATCGGGATATGACTTAGAAATGGGAGTTTCTCGTGTGATTGTTGCTCCAGCAGGATTACCAGAGGAAATCAAAGAAGTATTGACAGCTGCATTAGATAAAATTGGGAATGATCCTGAGCTGAAAGCAAGATTTGAAACTGCTGCACTACCATATAGATACTTAGGATCTGAAGACGTAAGTGAGTTTTTAACTCGATCAAATAACACATTAAAACCAGTGATCGAAAGAAATATTGAACGATTTAAATAA
- a CDS encoding tripartite tricarboxylate transporter permease — protein MSILSPSVLFVIFSGVMIGIIVGAIPGLNGAIGISLLLPITFTLEPQIGLLLLGGIYMGGMYGGSITAILLNVPGDVVAAPAAMEGYPLTQQGRSKEALYYSIFSSMFGGFIGVLILIFFTPPLASFALKFGPAEMFFISLSGLVVVGALAGSIYKSLFAVLFGLFISTVGVDMITASQRFTMGNINLRSGISVVPVVLGLFCLAEMFLNIGKKATEVVEYKDQDINKMTVIKDIVRQKSLVIKSSLIGTFVGLLPGVGTTLAVFLSYGEAKRVSKNPELFEKGNVEGIIAAEAANNATVGSSLVPLLALGVPGSPTSAIIAGALIIHGVILGPSLFVQRPDIAYTFIFGMLLTVVAMTLIGAFGIKYFSYILKIKMEYIVPTVLVFTIFGAYSLRNNVFDVLIAIILGVIGAIFKKTGVPLAPIIIGVVLGGLIETNLMRSMTIANARQVSLVRYMLTNPLAIVLLVMVCAIFYVVIKMRATTKTQ, from the coding sequence ATGAGTATACTTTCTCCAAGTGTATTATTTGTCATATTTAGTGGTGTAATGATAGGAATCATCGTTGGAGCTATCCCTGGATTGAATGGGGCCATTGGGATTTCATTATTGCTACCCATCACATTTACCTTAGAGCCACAAATTGGTCTCCTCTTATTAGGGGGTATTTACATGGGCGGGATGTATGGAGGATCGATAACAGCAATTCTATTGAATGTACCTGGGGATGTTGTTGCTGCACCAGCAGCGATGGAAGGTTATCCATTAACGCAACAAGGTCGATCTAAAGAAGCATTATACTATTCAATCTTCTCAAGTATGTTTGGTGGTTTCATAGGCGTTCTTATTCTTATTTTCTTTACACCTCCATTGGCCAGTTTCGCCCTGAAATTTGGTCCTGCTGAAATGTTTTTTATTTCTCTTAGTGGGTTAGTTGTTGTAGGTGCATTAGCAGGCAGCATTTATAAATCTCTTTTTGCCGTATTATTTGGACTGTTTATTAGTACAGTTGGCGTAGATATGATTACAGCCTCACAACGATTTACAATGGGTAATATAAACTTGAGGTCTGGTATATCAGTGGTCCCTGTTGTTTTAGGATTATTTTGCTTAGCTGAAATGTTTCTTAATATCGGTAAAAAAGCAACTGAGGTTGTTGAGTATAAGGATCAAGACATAAACAAAATGACCGTAATTAAAGATATTGTGAGACAAAAATCTCTCGTTATTAAATCTTCTCTGATTGGGACTTTCGTAGGGCTATTGCCTGGTGTGGGCACAACCCTTGCGGTTTTCTTATCCTATGGTGAGGCAAAAAGAGTTTCAAAGAATCCAGAGTTATTCGAAAAAGGTAATGTAGAAGGAATTATAGCAGCTGAGGCCGCCAACAATGCAACTGTTGGAAGCTCACTGGTACCATTGTTGGCACTTGGGGTACCTGGAAGTCCAACGTCTGCCATCATTGCGGGGGCGTTGATTATCCATGGAGTTATACTAGGACCTAGTTTGTTTGTGCAAAGACCTGATATTGCCTATACATTTATTTTTGGAATGCTCCTTACAGTAGTTGCCATGACCCTCATTGGAGCTTTCGGAATAAAATATTTTTCCTATATATTAAAGATTAAAATGGAATATATTGTTCCAACTGTATTAGTATTTACAATTTTTGGTGCCTATAGTTTGAGAAATAATGTGTTTGATGTATTGATAGCCATTATTTTAGGAGTCATTGGTGCCATTTTCAAGAAAACAGGAGTACCACTGGCGCCAATTATTATTGGTGTTGTGCTGGGTGGTCTGATTGAGACAAATCTCATGCGTTCCATGACCATTGCCAATGCACGTCAAGTGTCACTAGTAAGATATATGTTAACAAATCCATTGGCTATTGTTTTGTTAGTAATGGTATGTGCTATCTTTTATGTAGTTATAAAAATGCGTGCTACGACTAAGACACAATAA
- the ilvD gene encoding dihydroxy-acid dehydratase, whose amino-acid sequence MLRSQEVRNKAPEMDSLKMGMGWKVEELSKPQIIIESTFGHSHPGSAHLDVLVEEAYQGVIAKGGKPAKFFATDICDGQAQGHDGMDYSLASREFIASMIEIQIGATGYDAGVFIASCDKGMPAHLQAIARMDIPSVVLTGGSMKAGPNMLTLEQIGTYSAKYERKEITEAEFTHFKHNACPSCGACSFMGTAATMQVMAEALGLALPGTAFMPATAEELKVLAKKVGEHAMKLVELDLRPSQILTRKAFENAIMVHAAIAGSSNSLLHIPTIAHELGIEILPELFDEIHRKVPYILNIRPSGFYPGEYFWYAGGVPGVMEEIKDFLHLDVLTVTGKTLGENLEELKRSDYYDVCYKHLEEKGIKKEDILKTVKDPIQEQGAIGILKGNLAPEGAVVKHAAIAKEMLQATLRARPFDSEEEALKAILTKEIKPGDGVFIRYEGPKGTGMPEMFYTTEAIASDPELISTTALITDGRFSGATRGPAIGHVSPEASEGGPIALVEEGDLIKLDIPNRSLDIIGVKGQEKSVEEMERILVQRKTKWVKPKPKYTKGALGIYTKLAVSPMKGGYME is encoded by the coding sequence ATGTTAAGAAGTCAAGAAGTTAGAAATAAAGCACCAGAAATGGACTCTCTGAAAATGGGAATGGGGTGGAAGGTAGAAGAACTATCTAAGCCTCAAATTATCATAGAAAGCACATTTGGACATAGTCATCCTGGTAGTGCCCACTTAGATGTGTTAGTAGAAGAAGCGTATCAAGGGGTCATCGCCAAGGGCGGAAAGCCTGCTAAGTTTTTTGCTACAGATATTTGTGATGGGCAAGCACAGGGACATGATGGCATGGACTATTCCTTGGCATCAAGAGAATTTATTGCCAGTATGATAGAAATACAAATTGGCGCTACGGGCTACGATGCAGGGGTATTTATTGCCAGCTGTGACAAAGGAATGCCTGCCCATCTACAGGCCATCGCAAGAATGGATATTCCATCGGTAGTGCTCACAGGGGGCAGCATGAAAGCAGGACCCAATATGCTGACATTAGAACAAATTGGGACCTACAGTGCAAAATATGAGAGAAAAGAAATTACAGAGGCTGAATTTACTCACTTTAAGCATAATGCATGTCCTTCTTGTGGTGCATGTTCCTTTATGGGAACCGCAGCCACCATGCAGGTCATGGCAGAAGCCTTAGGGTTGGCCTTACCGGGCACGGCCTTTATGCCTGCAACGGCAGAAGAGCTAAAGGTGTTGGCTAAAAAGGTTGGAGAGCATGCCATGAAGCTTGTAGAGCTAGATTTAAGGCCTTCTCAAATATTGACGAGAAAAGCCTTTGAAAATGCAATTATGGTCCATGCTGCAATTGCCGGTTCTTCAAATTCTTTACTGCATATTCCTACCATTGCCCATGAGTTGGGAATTGAGATATTACCTGAATTGTTTGATGAAATACACAGAAAAGTGCCCTATATCTTAAACATTAGGCCAAGTGGTTTTTATCCTGGGGAGTACTTCTGGTATGCCGGTGGCGTTCCGGGGGTAATGGAGGAAATTAAAGATTTTTTACACTTAGATGTGTTAACAGTAACAGGAAAAACCTTGGGTGAAAATCTAGAAGAACTAAAGAGAAGTGATTACTATGATGTATGCTACAAACATTTAGAAGAGAAGGGTATAAAAAAGGAAGACATTCTAAAAACAGTCAAGGATCCCATTCAAGAACAGGGAGCCATAGGAATTCTAAAGGGAAACCTAGCACCAGAAGGCGCTGTGGTGAAACACGCAGCCATTGCAAAAGAAATGCTGCAGGCCACATTACGTGCGAGACCCTTTGATAGTGAAGAAGAGGCCTTAAAGGCAATTTTAACGAAGGAAATTAAACCTGGTGATGGGGTGTTTATCCGATACGAGGGGCCTAAGGGCACAGGGATGCCAGAGATGTTTTACACAACCGAGGCCATTGCTTCAGACCCAGAATTGATTTCTACCACTGCATTGATTACAGATGGTAGATTTTCAGGAGCCACAAGAGGGCCAGCCATTGGTCATGTTTCTCCGGAAGCCAGTGAAGGTGGTCCCATTGCTCTGGTAGAAGAAGGGGACTTGATTAAGCTAGACATTCCCAATAGAAGCCTTGACATTATTGGTGTAAAGGGGCAAGAAAAATCTGTAGAAGAAATGGAGCGGATTTTAGTACAGAGAAAAACCAAATGGGTAAAACCAAAACCCAAATATACAAAGGGTGCCTTAGGTATCTATACTAAATTAGCTGTATCCCCTATGAAGGGAGGATATATGGAGTAA
- a CDS encoding type I glutamate--ammonia ligase, with protein sequence MNQTIEELLSKEVLYTLPVWTHEKETLIKLLKAYPFIQFASLVAVDLGGNDTDEKIPISLFIDEMDEFLTNGVQTDGSSVVLHGIATLNNAKVDMVPDLFVNWFIDYNYDHIHEETGLPIGTLRIPAFLVHDDKRVDSRSVLNRTEEYFDAKIKSLFKKYPSLVQEFNIDSAEEIEEVKLTSATELEFWVKTPEDPADEEKLSTSQMLKEQYWKRTKGNVRTALEESLMILEKYGFEPEMGHKEVGGVTATIGVSGKLNHVMEQLEIDWKYSTALQCADNELFIRELVEETFERYGLEVTFMAKPIEGVAGSGKHVHISVTLKLKNGKYVNLFSPQDMKKDYISAPGWGALMGLLRNYEVINPFVTATNDAFNRLKPGFEAPVCIVGSVGHTTEVPSRNRTVLVGLVRDTNNPLATRFELRAPNPTTNTYLTLGAIYQTMMDGMTSSAATGMTSKELEKEFSKDAGEEKFYLDKERAYRSEEDVFEDYTEEERTRLFSAPPATVWENLKGFTNYPERKAILLEGDVFSEAIVDAYRLATLSQWVTELMGRIIPNNMDVVRNSRKRHQVENATDLDVVNWEKINSLRNYLMKDSMETKSLFTRIREAVEVENYDNVSELQIEMAEKSAHLKQLYYAYRRNLLEELNDTSI encoded by the coding sequence ATGAATCAAACAATTGAAGAATTATTATCCAAAGAAGTATTATATACTTTGCCTGTTTGGACCCATGAAAAAGAAACACTGATTAAGCTGTTAAAAGCATATCCTTTTATTCAATTTGCGTCACTTGTGGCAGTAGATTTAGGGGGAAATGATACTGATGAAAAAATTCCAATTTCATTATTTATTGATGAAATGGATGAGTTTTTAACCAATGGGGTTCAGACTGATGGTTCTAGCGTTGTGCTTCATGGAATCGCCACATTGAACAACGCCAAAGTAGACATGGTTCCTGATCTTTTCGTGAACTGGTTTATTGATTACAATTACGACCATATTCATGAAGAAACTGGTCTTCCAATAGGGACATTACGGATTCCAGCTTTTCTAGTGCATGATGACAAAAGAGTCGATTCTCGCTCTGTCTTAAATCGGACTGAAGAGTACTTTGATGCAAAGATAAAATCATTATTCAAGAAATATCCAAGCTTAGTGCAGGAGTTTAATATTGATTCAGCTGAGGAAATAGAAGAAGTGAAGCTTACTTCTGCAACGGAATTAGAGTTTTGGGTAAAAACACCAGAGGATCCTGCCGATGAAGAAAAACTTTCTACTTCACAAATGTTGAAAGAACAGTATTGGAAGCGAACCAAGGGTAATGTTAGAACTGCCTTAGAAGAATCTCTTATGATTCTTGAGAAATATGGTTTTGAGCCGGAGATGGGACACAAAGAGGTTGGTGGTGTCACAGCAACGATAGGCGTATCTGGTAAACTAAATCATGTTATGGAGCAACTCGAAATTGATTGGAAATATAGTACGGCCCTACAGTGTGCTGATAATGAGTTGTTTATTAGAGAACTAGTAGAGGAAACATTTGAGAGATATGGACTGGAAGTTACCTTCATGGCAAAACCAATTGAAGGAGTAGCAGGAAGTGGAAAGCATGTGCACATCAGTGTGACACTAAAGCTGAAAAACGGAAAATATGTCAACTTATTTTCTCCACAGGATATGAAGAAAGATTATATTAGCGCACCAGGCTGGGGTGCATTAATGGGATTACTAAGAAATTATGAAGTGATTAACCCATTTGTGACTGCTACCAATGATGCATTCAATCGCTTAAAGCCAGGTTTTGAAGCACCGGTATGTATCGTAGGATCTGTAGGACATACGACTGAAGTACCTTCGCGAAATCGCACGGTTTTAGTGGGGCTTGTAAGAGATACTAATAATCCATTAGCCACTCGATTTGAGTTAAGAGCACCGAACCCAACTACGAATACTTACCTTACTTTAGGGGCCATTTATCAAACAATGATGGACGGAATGACGAGTTCAGCAGCAACGGGAATGACCAGTAAAGAGTTAGAAAAAGAGTTCTCTAAAGATGCAGGTGAAGAGAAATTCTATTTAGATAAAGAACGGGCATATAGAAGTGAAGAAGATGTGTTTGAAGATTATACAGAAGAAGAAAGAACGCGGTTATTCAGCGCACCACCGGCTACTGTATGGGAGAATCTGAAAGGATTCACCAACTATCCTGAAAGAAAAGCAATATTGCTTGAAGGAGATGTTTTTAGTGAAGCTATCGTAGATGCCTATCGATTAGCCACATTATCACAGTGGGTAACTGAATTGATGGGACGAATTATTCCAAATAATATGGATGTTGTGAGAAACAGCAGAAAACGACATCAAGTAGAAAATGCTACAGACTTAGATGTGGTCAACTGGGAAAAAATAAATTCATTAAGAAATTATCTCATGAAGGATAGTATGGAAACGAAGTCCTTATTTACAAGGATTAGAGAAGCGGTAGAGGTTGAAAATTACGATAATGTATCAGAGTTACAGATTGAAATGGCAGAGAAGAGTGCTCATTTAAAGCAGCTTTACTATGCTTATCGTAGAAATCTGTTAGAAGAACTAAACGACACATCAATATAA
- a CDS encoding YtxH domain-containing protein yields MNVKDLQSRVDKVRDLLDPNRIERQKKKARQEGVVKGIAFGAIIGSITGIFFAPDKGENTRKKTKEELEKAKDKLEVNLEIAKDKFEVNFEEGKEKFSEVVDTKKEVVLSKVEALKEKMGYDNSPNVINEEELESIEEEGTEEETEKIEG; encoded by the coding sequence ATGAATGTAAAAGATTTGCAAAGCAGAGTAGACAAAGTAAGGGATTTACTAGATCCGAATCGTATTGAAAGACAGAAAAAGAAGGCCCGTCAGGAAGGTGTCGTTAAGGGGATCGCTTTTGGAGCAATTATAGGGAGTATAACAGGTATTTTCTTTGCACCTGACAAAGGAGAAAATACAAGAAAGAAGACAAAAGAAGAGCTTGAAAAAGCAAAGGATAAATTGGAAGTCAATCTTGAAATAGCAAAAGATAAATTTGAGGTGAATTTTGAAGAAGGAAAAGAGAAATTTTCGGAGGTAGTAGATACCAAAAAGGAAGTTGTTTTAAGTAAGGTTGAAGCACTTAAAGAAAAAATGGGATATGATAATAGCCCTAATGTGATAAACGAAGAAGAACTAGAAAGTATAGAGGAAGAAGGTACTGAAGAGGAAACTGAAAAAATTGAAGGTTAA
- a CDS encoding DUF948 domain-containing protein: protein MQVTIDLGVIITVIFSLLGVGLLIVLLMAVLRLNETLKGVRNTLEKNEKHIDEALERLPRVLHNVEQITYTANEEMKQVSEVIRHVEETTGHTASTAQVINEDIVLPIKEVLELLAVLRGVFFKEKKKGFLR from the coding sequence ATGCAAGTCACGATTGATTTGGGGGTTATCATTACCGTGATATTTTCCCTATTAGGTGTAGGTTTATTGATTGTATTACTGATGGCGGTATTGAGACTTAATGAAACATTAAAGGGTGTTAGAAACACTTTAGAGAAAAATGAAAAACATATTGATGAAGCATTAGAACGACTGCCACGGGTACTACATAACGTAGAACAAATTACATATACTGCCAATGAAGAAATGAAGCAGGTTAGCGAAGTAATTAGACATGTGGAAGAAACAACAGGGCATACAGCCTCTACAGCACAAGTCATCAATGAAGACATCGTATTACCAATTAAAGAGGTATTGGAATTATTAGCTGTCCTAAGAGGTGTTTTCTTTAAAGAAAAGAAAAAAGGTTTTTTAAGATAG
- a CDS encoding MBL fold metallo-hydrolase: protein MLLSKGQCRFHYLYNSGFIIETENNVIIIDYYQESPLITKELFTHKNIFVFVTHNHGDHFNPLIYDLSQEHDIQYIIHKDVPSASGSKILSVVPDQHYSVGDLSIETFGSTDSGVSYLISVDGLTVFHSGDLNWWKWKGKSQEIHKQEEADYKREIYKLRNKKIDIAFVPVDPRLEEYYDLAVKYFGSTIDVQTIVPMHFRDSLEPIQQLAHHWKDNGFSSQFVAITRRNQSFYFDEERALDFNKGQ, encoded by the coding sequence ATGTTATTAAGCAAGGGACAATGTCGATTTCACTATCTATACAATAGTGGGTTTATTATTGAGACAGAAAATAATGTCATCATTATTGATTATTATCAGGAAAGTCCATTGATTACTAAAGAACTCTTTACCCACAAAAATATTTTTGTTTTCGTCACCCATAACCATGGTGATCACTTTAATCCATTGATTTATGATCTATCTCAGGAACATGACATTCAATACATTATTCATAAAGATGTTCCCTCAGCTTCAGGTTCAAAAATCCTCTCCGTTGTTCCAGATCAACATTATTCAGTCGGTGATCTTTCTATCGAAACCTTTGGTTCTACTGATAGTGGCGTTTCCTATCTTATCTCAGTGGATGGACTCACTGTTTTTCATAGTGGTGATCTTAATTGGTGGAAATGGAAAGGAAAGTCACAAGAAATCCACAAACAAGAAGAGGCTGATTACAAGAGAGAAATTTATAAACTCCGGAATAAAAAAATCGATATTGCCTTTGTTCCTGTTGATCCAAGACTCGAGGAGTACTATGATTTGGCAGTTAAATACTTTGGAAGTACCATTGATGTCCAAACCATTGTTCCCATGCACTTTCGTGATTCCTTAGAGCCAATTCAACAGTTGGCTCATCATTGGAAGGATAATGGTTTTTCTTCACAATTTGTAGCAATCACCAGAAGAAATCAATCCTTTTACTTTGATGAAGAACGAGCTCTAGATTTTAATAAAGGGCAATAA
- a CDS encoding TVP38/TMEM64 family protein, producing the protein MKKRHLNKKHILLIAVMVISIFIWVLYKYEIWNFISIDYLRKFTDKIQALGWLGLLLYLLSFAIGTMLFLPSVPFALLGGITYGTVQGITYAVAGDLLGASMAFIIARYIGRERIEKRLRKSKAFHEIDEGVKQDGWRIVVLTRMVPVIPHWLQNYAYGLTSISFTTYAFVSLLCIIPGTAVWIFAVNTVGRGQEDAKRTMIYLGIASVLIIAVSYLPKWIYKKKRQGSK; encoded by the coding sequence GTGAAAAAAAGACATTTGAATAAGAAGCACATTTTATTAATTGCTGTGATGGTAATTAGTATATTTATCTGGGTACTTTATAAGTATGAAATTTGGAATTTTATATCAATTGACTATTTAAGAAAGTTTACCGATAAAATCCAAGCCTTAGGCTGGCTAGGACTATTGCTATATCTCTTGAGTTTTGCCATAGGGACAATGCTGTTTTTACCAAGTGTACCCTTTGCACTTTTAGGTGGCATCACCTATGGAACCGTACAAGGGATTACATATGCTGTAGCTGGCGATTTATTAGGTGCATCAATGGCCTTTATTATTGCTAGATATATAGGTAGGGAAAGAATTGAAAAAAGATTGAGAAAAAGTAAAGCCTTTCATGAAATTGATGAGGGTGTTAAACAAGATGGATGGCGTATTGTGGTTTTAACCCGTATGGTACCGGTCATTCCACACTGGTTACAAAACTATGCATATGGATTAACGTCAATTTCTTTTACAACATATGCATTTGTGTCTTTATTATGCATTATCCCTGGAACAGCCGTGTGGATTTTTGCTGTGAATACAGTAGGGAGAGGCCAAGAAGATGCAAAAAGAACCATGATTTATTTAGGGATTGCTTCTGTATTGATTATAGCTGTTTCTTATTTGCCTAAATGGATCTATAAAAAGAAAAGACAAGGAAGTAAATAG
- a CDS encoding HD domain-containing phosphohydrolase gives MMKNIKRVTLTAISIVVSIIVVTIFVHIYYVDNTTAQTERLFQIQGAIGDKYIQMNLPIAVLNNIANQRESLAEMEIARQKNLLEAQERNVHLIRDNINEMKVLAAQGRGILNDLEKSKVLRFLILENELKLGLEQLMLRFDEYEVRFSEYSSLDTEELSSFIIATEELYQDTSSIIAGLESGSRELERRFRRGYISFVNTALALLFIFILILVALIIRILKIDANYVFESLKKLNDHCYTEDGLPKLTPYFEEEKKLKQFVENRYAEQAVLEEIKEIASKEYILDDVLEKTFWKIKDFLDVDRIGVAFVDYGRKRIIAETGKINYGDIHLGPGFEVAFHETSLTKMLLTKKAVALQNLSEELNKRPHSPSLRLMVKEGIRSNMIIPLISGDTVFGFLFFSSFHLNAYDEKDLILAVKIAREMSTIIDKTYLTKSMLHNITLTFADLVEKKDLETGNHINRMTSYCRIIAEGLQTNGDQDYCTYPKFIHELEMYAPLHDIGKIGVPDCVLTKPGKLTEDEWTVMKQHTSIGAEILTKLEDSLRIFKKDFFKVAIDVSHYHHEKWDGSGYPKGLKGKEIPLAARIAAIADVFDALSSKRPYKRAFSFQESLEIIEEGAGKHFDPILVEAFMTCLPQIKEVYENKRDFEEELMVHSGN, from the coding sequence ATGATGAAGAATATCAAAAGAGTAACATTAACAGCGATCAGTATTGTGGTGAGTATTATAGTAGTCACAATTTTTGTTCATATCTATTACGTCGATAACACCACTGCTCAGACAGAAAGACTATTTCAAATCCAAGGAGCAATTGGTGATAAATATATCCAAATGAATCTACCCATTGCGGTGTTAAATAATATTGCTAATCAAAGGGAGAGTTTAGCCGAGATGGAGATTGCTAGACAAAAAAATCTCCTAGAAGCCCAAGAACGAAATGTTCACTTAATTAGAGACAATATCAATGAAATGAAAGTTCTTGCAGCACAAGGACGGGGAATCTTAAATGATTTGGAAAAAAGTAAGGTATTAAGATTCTTAATATTAGAGAATGAGTTGAAATTAGGATTAGAACAGTTAATGTTGAGGTTTGATGAATATGAGGTGCGATTCAGTGAGTACAGCAGTTTAGACACAGAGGAACTAAGCTCCTTCATCATTGCAACAGAAGAATTGTATCAGGATACATCAAGTATCATTGCTGGACTGGAAAGTGGTTCTAGGGAATTGGAAAGACGCTTCAGAAGGGGATACATATCCTTTGTCAATACGGCGCTAGCATTACTTTTTATCTTTATATTGATACTAGTTGCTTTAATTATACGAATTTTAAAGATAGATGCAAATTATGTTTTTGAATCATTAAAGAAACTAAATGATCATTGCTATACTGAGGACGGGCTACCTAAATTAACGCCATATTTTGAAGAAGAAAAAAAATTGAAGCAATTTGTTGAAAATAGATATGCAGAACAAGCTGTTTTAGAAGAAATAAAGGAAATAGCCAGTAAGGAGTACATATTAGATGATGTGTTAGAAAAAACATTTTGGAAAATAAAAGATTTTCTTGATGTAGATCGTATAGGTGTTGCCTTTGTAGATTATGGAAGAAAACGAATTATCGCAGAAACTGGAAAGATTAATTATGGTGATATTCACTTGGGTCCAGGTTTTGAGGTGGCATTCCACGAAACTTCATTAACTAAAATGCTACTAACAAAAAAAGCAGTGGCATTACAAAATCTATCAGAGGAATTGAATAAAAGACCTCATAGTCCATCCCTTCGATTAATGGTGAAGGAAGGAATCCGATCCAATATGATTATTCCATTGATTTCAGGTGATACTGTATTTGGATTTCTGTTTTTTAGCTCTTTTCATCTAAATGCTTATGATGAAAAGGATTTGATTTTAGCGGTAAAAATAGCCAGAGAAATGAGTACCATCATAGATAAAACTTATTTAACTAAATCAATGCTACATAATATTACATTAACCTTCGCAGATTTAGTAGAAAAAAAAGATCTTGAAACTGGAAATCACATAAATCGTATGACAAGCTATTGTCGGATTATAGCGGAAGGATTACAAACCAATGGAGACCAGGATTATTGCACCTATCCCAAATTTATTCATGAACTTGAAATGTATGCACCATTACATGATATCGGAAAGATTGGTGTGCCAGATTGTGTCTTAACAAAGCCGGGTAAGCTCACTGAAGATGAATGGACAGTGATGAAACAGCATACAAGTATCGGCGCTGAAATATTAACTAAATTAGAAGACAGCCTGCGGATCTTTAAAAAGGACTTCTTTAAGGTTGCCATTGATGTTTCACACTATCATCATGAGAAATGGGATGGGAGTGGGTATCCAAAAGGACTGAAAGGAAAAGAAATTCCCTTGGCAGCACGGATTGCTGCAATCGCAGATGTTTTTGATGCCCTATCATCTAAAAGACCCTATAAGCGGGCCTTTAGCTTTCAAGAGTCACTAGAGATTATTGAAGAGGGAGCAGGAAAGCACTTTGACCCGATCTTGGTTGAAGCTTTTATGACTTGCCTACCACAAATAAAAGAGGTATATGAAAATAAAAGAGACTTTGAAGAAGAATTAATGGTTCATAGTGGAAACTAA